Proteins found in one Oncorhynchus mykiss isolate Arlee chromosome 3, USDA_OmykA_1.1, whole genome shotgun sequence genomic segment:
- the LOC118944674 gene encoding uncharacterized protein DKFZp434B061-like, with the protein MTQIGGVFSFPLLEAHEEALEPLLHRSTVLTAPQSSSLHSPHRSTVLTAPQSSPLHSPHRSTVLIAPQSSPLHSPHRSTVLIAPRSSPLHSPHRSTVLTAPQSSSLHSPHRSTVLIAPRSSPLQGPHRSKVLTAPQSSPLHSPHRSKVLTAPQSSPLRSPHRSTVLIAPRSSPLHSPHRSTVLTAPQSSSLQGPHRSAVLTTPQSSPLRSPHRSTVLTAPQSSPLHSPHRSKVLTAPQSSPLHSPHRSAVLTAPQSSPLHSPHRSTVLIAPQSSSLHSPHRSKVLTAPRSSSLQGPHRSTVLTAAQSSSLQGPHRSAVLTAPQSSPLHGPHRSKVLTAPQSSPLHSPHRSTILIAPRSSPLRSPHHSTVLTAPQSSPLHSPHRSTVLTAPQSSSLQGPHRSAVLTTPQSSPLRSPHRSTVLTAPQSSPLHSPHF; encoded by the coding sequence TCTTCACCGCTCCACAGTCCTCACCGCTCCACAGTCCTCATCGCTCCACAGTCCTCACCGCTCCACAGTCCTCACCGCTCCACAGTCCTCACCGCTCCACAGTCCTCACCGCTCCACAGTCCTCATCGCTCCACAGTCCTCACCGCTCCACAGTCCTCATCGCTCCACAGTCCTCATCGCTCCAAGGTCCTCACCGCTCCACAGTCCTCACCGCTCCACAGTCCTCACCGCTCCACAGTCCTCATCGCTCCACAGTCCTCATCGCTCCACAGTCCTCATCGCTCCAAGGTCCTCACCGCTCCAAGGTCCTCATCGCTCCAAGGTCCTCACCGCTCCACAGTCCTCACCGCTGCACAGTCCTCATCGCTCCAAGGTCCTCACCGCTCCGCAGTCCTCACCGCTCCGCAGTCCTCACCGCTCCACGGTCCTCATCGCTCCAAGGTCCTCACCGCTCCACAGTCCTCACCGCTCCACAGTCCTCACCGCTCCACAATCCTCATCGCTCCAAGGTCCTCACCGCTCCGCAGTCCTCACCACTCCACAGTCCTCACCGCTCCGCAGTCCTCACCGCTCCACAGTCCTCACCGCTCCACAGTCCTCACCGCTCCACAGTCCTCATCGCTCCAAGGTCCTCACCGCTCCGCAGTCCTCACCACTCCACAGTCCTCACCGCTCCGCAGTCCTCACCGCTCCACAGTCCTCACCGCTCCACAGTCCTCACCGCTCCACAGTCCTCATCGCTCCACAGTCCTCATCGCTCCACAGTCCTCATCGCTCCAAGGTCCTCACCGCTCCAAGGTCCTCATCGCTCCAAGGTCCTCACCGCTCCACAGTCCTCACCGCTGCACAGTCCTCATCGCTCCAAGGTCCTCACCGCTCCGCAGTCCTCACCGCTCCGCAGTCCTCACCGCTCCACGGTCCTCATCGCTCCAAGGTCCTCACCGCTCCACAGTCCTCACCGCTCCACAGTCCTCACCGCTCCACAATCCTCATCGCTCCAAGGTCCTCACCGCTCCGCAGTCCTCACCACTCCACAGTCCTCACCGCTCCGCAGTCCTCACCGCTCCACAGTCCTCACCGCTCCACAGTCCTCACCGCTCCACAGTCCTCATCGCTCCAAGGTCCTCACCGCTCCGCAGTCCTCACCACTCCACAGTCCTCACCGCTCCGCAGTCCTCACCGCTCCACAGTCCTCACCGCTCCACAGTCCTCACCGCTCCACAGTCCTCATTTCTAA